One window from the genome of Canis lupus dingo isolate Sandy chromosome 15, ASM325472v2, whole genome shotgun sequence encodes:
- the LOC112642252 gene encoding small vasohibin-binding protein has translation MDPPARKEKSKVKEPASRVEKAKQKSAQQELKQRQRAEIYALNRVMTELEQQQFDEFCKQMQPPGE, from the exons ATGGATCCACCAGCGCgtaaagaaaaatccaaagttaAAGAACCTGCCAGCAGAGTTGAGAAGGCCAAGCAGAAATCAGCCCAGCAGGAGCTGAAGCAGAGGCAAAGAGCAGAG ATCTATGCCCTCAACAGAGTCATGACAGAGCTGGAGCAACAGCAGTTCGATGAGTTCTGTAAACAGATGCAGCCTCCTGGAGAGTGA